A genome region from Setaria italica strain Yugu1 chromosome III, Setaria_italica_v2.0, whole genome shotgun sequence includes the following:
- the LOC101752689 gene encoding wall-associated receptor kinase 5 has product MQLQVLLPLVITALVVSSAHPPAAAAATCQRRCGDVDIPYPFGIGCGCYLDTGEDGDRAFEVTCSGNGTATVDGFEVLGIDAHRGKLRIRSPVGSWCYDAASRSMANPVTWSYDSSAFRISGADNRLTVLGCNAFAYMDSRDGAVENRYVLGCRAVCSGRAPSSSLGKANGSCDGTSGCCQAPIPPGIRSFEVGFFDDYKNDTSAVAGFSPCSYVVLAEAAAFEFRSAYVTTRDLEDPAGRQAPPVVLDWAVGNRTCKKAQRNTTAYACVSANSECLDSNNGPGYLCSCSKGYQGNPYLVDGCQDINECKDKAVKYPCSSHSICINTPGSFKCSELRWQVAVGVSIGVVVVAIALSCAYATKEKKRLAAVKKRHFKQHGGLLLFEEMKSKQGRLSFSLFTKEEMEEATNMFDERHVLGKGGNGTVYKGTLRDGRVVAIKRCNKLVYDERQQREFGKEMLILSQVNHRNIVKLYGCCLEVEVPMLVYQFIPNGTLYQLIHGDATPSFIVRLKIAHEAAEALAYLHSMASPPIIHGDVKSPNILLDENYTTKVSDFGASALAPTDEAHLVTLVQGTCGYLDPEYLQTCRLTDKSDVYSFGVVLLELLTRRKALALTTPEEERSLVAHFLAAMRDGRLNELLDTRIKGEVVGEVPKMVAMLSKRCLEMSSEKRPSMCEVAEELDRIRKLCHHACLGDIDDSSFLANYK; this is encoded by the exons ATGCAGCTGCAGGTGTTGCTTCCACTGGTCATCACCGCGCTGGTGGTGTCGTCGGCGCatccgccggcggccgcggcggcgacgtgccAGCGCCGGTGTGGCGACGTGGACATCCCGTACCCGTTCGGCATCGGCTGCGGCTGCTACCTCGACACGGGGGAGGACGGCGACCGGGCCTTCGAGGTCACCTGCAGCGGCAACGGCACCGCCACCGTCGACGGGTTCGAGGTGCTCGGCATCGACGCGCACCGCGGGAAGCTGCGGATCCGCAGCCCCGTGGGGTCGTGGTGCTACGACGCAGCGTCGCGGTCCATGGCCAACCCCGTCACCTGGTCCTACGACTCGTCGGCGTTCCGCATCTCCGGCGCCGACAATCGGCTCACCGTCCTCGGGTGCAACGCGTTCGCGTACATGGACTCGCGCGACGGCGCCGTGGAGAACCGGTACGTGCTGGGGTGCCGCGCCGTGTGCTCCGGCcgcgcgccgtcgtcgtcgctggGGAAGGCCAACGGCTCCTGCGACGGCACGAGCGGCTGCTGCCAGGCGCCGATCCCGCCGGGGATCAGGTCGTTCGAGGTCGGCTTCTTCGACGACTACAAGAACGAcacctccgccgtcgccggcttCAGCCCGTGCAGCTACGTCGTgctggccgaggcggcggcgttcgAGTTCCGGTCGGCGTACGTCACAACCCGCGACCTCGAGGACCCCGCCGGCCGGCAGGCTCCGCCGGTGGTGCTGGACTGGGCGGTGGGCAACCGGACGTGCAAAAAGGCGCAGAGGAACACGACGGCGTATGCCTGCGTCAGCGCAAACAGCGAGTGCCTCGACTCCAACAACGGCCCAGGATACCTGTGCAGCTGCTCCAAAGGATACCAAGGAAACCCTTACCTTGTGGATGGCTGCCAAG ATATAAATGAGTGCAAGGACAAGGCAGTGAAGTACCCGTGCTCTTCCCATAGTATTTGTATCAACACCCCGGGAAGCTTCAAATGTTCCGAGCTCAGATGGCAAGTCGCAGTTG GTGTTAGCATTGGTGTAGTAGTGGTAGCCATTGCCTTGTCCTGCGCCTATGCGACCAAAGAGAAGAAGAGGCTAGCCGCCGTCAAGAAGCGGCACTTCAAACAGCATGGTGGCCTACTCCTCTTTGAGGAGATGAAGTCAAAACAGGGGCGGCTCTCCTTCTCGCTGTTCACcaaggaggagatggaggaagcGACCAACATGTTTGACGAGCGACATGTGCTTGGAAAGGGTGGCAATGGAACGGTATACAAGGGCACTCTCAGAGACGGGAGGGTCGTGGCAATCAAGCGGTGCAACAAGCTCGTCTACGACGAGCGACAACAGCGAGAGTTTGGAAAGGAAATGCTCATCCTATCCCAGGTCAATCACAGGAACATTGTTAAGCTCTACGGGTGCTGCCTTGAGGTGGAAGTGCCGATGTTGGTGTACCAGTTCATCCCCAATGGCACCCTGTACCAGCTCATCCATGGTGATGCCACCCCATCATTCATTGTACGGCTGAAGATCGCACATGAGGCGGCAGAGGCACTTGCATACCTACATTCCATGGCATCACCACCGATCATCCACGGGGATGTGAAGTCACCCAACATACTTCTTGATGAGAACTACACCACAAAGGTATCGGACTTTGGGGCATCGGCATTGGCACCGACAGACGAGGCACATCTTGTAACGTTGGTTCAAGGAACATGTGGATACCTCGATCCTGAGTATTTGCAGACGTGTCGGTTGACAGACAAGAGTGACGTGTACAGCTTTGGTGTCGTCCTCCTTGAGCTGCTCACACGAAGGAAGGCACTGGCCCTGACAACTCCTGAGGAGGAAAGGAGCCTTGTTGCCCACTTCCTTGCAGCTATGAGGGACGGCAGACTTAATGAGCTGTTGGACACGCGGATCAAGGGTGAAGTGGTGGGTGAAGTTCCGAAGATGGTTGCAATGCTTTCTAAGCGGTGCTTGGAGATGTCTAGTGAGAAGAGGCCCTCCATGTGCGAGGTCGCGGAAGAGCTTGACAGGATAAGGAAGCTGTGTCACCATGCATGTTTAGGTGATATAGATGACTCTTCTTTTCTTGCAAATTATAAGTAA
- the LOC101753099 gene encoding putative wall-associated receptor kinase-like 16 → MATCQKKCGGLKIQYPFGIGRGCYLETEDGNRAFEVTCNSKGRATIEGRHELLSIDVPRGQVRVVSQVNSWCYDAASSSMGVKNVTTYNSTAFRVSTDNMFTVIGCSTLAFIVMDDGGDDDNPYVMGCITGGCRKGARSLAGGSCTSKGGCCQVPVPRGSIRSFDVDFSDFNTSSVVASFSPPCGYAMLVDQKAFKFKRTYVTTGKLMGAASTKLPMVLNWAVGNQTCQDLRRNKRTAHACVSVNSECVDSKYGTGTGYLCTCSKGYQGNPYLPDGCKDINECEANPQCPDYSICRNTNGSFKCYELKWPLVIGISIAVVLLGTTGMSFAYTIRAKKRLAAIKRLHFKQHGGYLLFEEMKSRQGQGHSFTLFTKEELEDATNKFDERYVLGRGGNGTVYRGNLKDGRVVAIKRCRVADDERQRREFSKEMLILSQVNHRNIVKLYGCCLEVEVPMLVYQFIPNGTLYELIHRDGDGTPPSFPVRLKIAHEAAEGLAYLHSMASPPIIHGDVKSPNILLDDNYTVKVSDFGGSVLAATDNSHLVTLVQGTRGYLDPEYMQTCRLTDKSDVYSFGVVLLELLTRRKALTMAAPAEERSLAAHFLSSMRDGKLDGLLDTWIKDEVRGDVIEMVATLAKRCLEMSGEKRPSMLEVAEELDRIRKLCLVGDDITILVSDN, encoded by the exons ATGGCGACATGCCAGAAGAAGTGTGGCGGGTTGAAGATCCAATACCCTTTCGGTATCGGCCGCGGCTGCTACCTCGAGACCGAGGACGGCAACCGGGCCTTCGAGGTCACCTGCAACAGCAAAGGCAGAGCCACCATCGAAGGCCGGCACGAGCTGCTCAGCATCGACGTGCCACGTGGGCAGGTGCGCGTCGTCAGCCAAGTGAACTCGTGGTGCTACGACGCCGCCTCCAGTTCCATGGGCGTGAAGAACGTGACGACATACAACTCGACAGCGTTCCGCGTCTCCACCGACAACATGTTCACCGTCATTGGGTGCAGCACGCTCGCGTTCATAGTGATGGATGACGGCGGTGACGATGACAATCCGTACGTGATGGGGTGCATAACCGGCGGGTGCCGGAAAGGCGCCCGGTCCCTGGCCGGAGGCTCCTGCACCAGCAAGGGCGGCTGCTGCCAGGTTCCTGTCCCGAGGGGCAGCATCAGATCCTTCGACGTGGACTTCAGCGACTTCAATACCTCCAGCGTCGTCGCCAGCTTCAGCCCGCCGTGTGGCTACGCCATGCTGGTCGACCAGAAGGCGTTCAAGTTCAAGAGGACCTacgtcaccacaggcaagctcATGGGTGCCGCCAGCACAAAGCTGCCGATGGTGCTGAACTGGGCGGTGGGCAACCAGACGTGCCAGGACCTGCGGAGGAACAAGCGGACGGCGCACGCCTGCGTCAGTGTCAACAGCGAGTGTGTTGACTCCAAGTACGGCACAGGGACAGGGTATCTCTGCACCTGCTCTAAAGGGTATCAAGGAAACCCTTACCTTCCTGATGGGTGCAAAG ATATCAACGAGTGTGAGGCGAACCCACAGTGCCCTGACTATAGTATCTGTCGCAACACCAATGGAAGCTTCAAATGCTACGAACTCAAATGGCCACTGGTAATAG GTATCAGTATTGCCGTGGTCCTGCTCGGAACTACTGGCATGTCTTTCGCATACACGATTCGGGCGAAGAAGCGGCTCGCCGCCATCAAGAGGCTGCACTTCAAGCAGCACGGCGGCTACCTCCTCTTCGAGGAGATGAAATCACGACAGGGGCAGGGACACTCCTTCACGCTGTTCACCAAGGAGGAGCTAGAGGACGCAACCAACAAGTTCGATGAGCGCTACGTGCTTGGCAGGGGCGGAAATGGCACCGTGTACCGGGGCAACCTCAAGGACGGGAGGGTTGTGGCGATCAAGCGGTGCAGGGTCGCCGATGatgagcggcagcggcgagagTTCAGCAAGGAGATGCTCATCCTTTCACAGGTGAACCACCGGAACATCGTCAAGCTCTACGGGTGCTGCCTCGAGGTGGAGGTGCCCATGCTTGTCTACCAGTTCATTCCCAATGGCACCCTGTACGAGCTCATCCACCGCGATGGCGATGGCACGCCACCATCATTCCCGGTGCGGTTGAAGATCGCGCACGAGGCCGCCGAGGGACTGGCCTACCTGCACTCCATGGCATCGCCACCGATCATCCATGGCGATGTGAAGTCCCCCAACATTCTTCTAGATGACAACTACACGGTGAAGGTGTCGGACTTCGGTGGATCAGTGCTGGCGGCTACCGACAATTCACATCTCGTGACCTTGGTTCAAGGCACCCGTGGGTACCTTGATCCGGAGTACATGCAAACATGTAGGCTGACTGACAAGAGCGatgtgtacagcttcggcgtcgtgCTCCTCGAGCTACTCACACGAAGGAAGGCGCTAACCATGGCCGCGCCAGCGGAGGAGCGGAGCCTTGCCGCACATTTCCTGTCCTCCATGAGGGACGGCAAGCTTGACGGGCTCCTGGACACATGGATCAAGGATGAAGTCAGGGGTGATGTGATCGAGATGGTAGCGACACTGGCGAAGCGGTGCCTGGAGATGTCCGGCGAGAAGAGGCCCTCCATGCTCGAGGTTGCGGAAGAGCTTGACAGGATTAGGAAGCTGTGCTTGGTAGGTGACGACATCACTATTCTTGTAAGTGATAACTGA
- the LOC101755390 gene encoding uncharacterized protein LOC101755390 produces the protein MHPLVEALVGERHQWAPAVRHAAAWAGALALAVSVASFAPEAAFVWALAGGGARPACAAGTVPVPLDGGGDHVCVPARMAGRSGIDLIVPPAFAGLAVGASACFVRALAIGRRHDDY, from the coding sequence ATGCATCCGCTGGTGGAGGCGCTGGTGGGGGAGCGACACCAGTGGGCGCCGGCGGTGCGGcacgcggcggcgtgggcggggGCGCTGGCGCTCGCGGTGTCCGTGGCGTCGTTCGCGCCGGAGGCCGCCTTCGTGTGGGCGCTGGCGGGGGGCGGCGCCAGGCCGGCGTGCGCGGCCGGGACGGTGCCTGTGCCGCTCGACGGTGGCGGGGACCACGTCTGCGTGCCTGCGCGGATGGCGGGGCGGTCCGGGATCGACCTGATCGTGCCGCCGGCGTTCGCCGGGCTCGCCGTCGGCGCGTCCGCGTGCTTCGTCAGGGCGCTCGCCAtcggccgccgccacgacgATTACTAG